A window from Primulina eburnea isolate SZY01 chromosome 2, ASM2296580v1, whole genome shotgun sequence encodes these proteins:
- the LOC140821068 gene encoding uncharacterized protein, which translates to MVVTGNDPLESFFNSIQVFKSAFLPIESNFRKVVNCFHGVSEKGNLNNNNNVELVVAPFNAKRKSSASADQHMVVKVDERKKGKVPMKIFFGILTEKCANGACYNARDEIENMNVHLSKKGVKQRHGSDDREKENWKCFHIEVAWAFLINGFVQGIPTPFKSGKTRTQKMSSRDSLEVKPRVASEIKQQESKVKEGKDLSFDYLIGIVFDQLSHLPKFYGGFPEHECVNADHEASIPPINQFDHFRAFTCILEGKRADVNGFLGNLKFARVGGVPSGIVEVPSVKDMGDDGVCNNVNQEDNNNGGASPLKVSTGLLSIPLSNVERLRTTLSTVSFTELIELLPQIGRPSKEDHPDKKKLFSVQDFFRYTEAEGRRFFQELDRDGDGQVTMEDLEVAMRKRKLPKRYAHDFMCRARSQLFSKSFGWKQFLSLMEQKEPTILRAYTSLCLSKSGTLQKSEILASLKNAGLPANEDNAVVMMRFLNADAEESISYGHFRNFMLLLPSDRLQEDPRSIWFEAATVVAVPPPVELPAGSVLKSALAGGLSSALSTSFLYPVDTVKTRVQASTLSFPEVISKLPQLGVRGFYRGSIPAILGQFSSHGLRTGIFEASKLVLINVAPTLPELQVQSIASFCSTVLGTAVRIPCEVLKQRLQAGLFENVGEAIVGTLQQDGLKGFFRGTGATLFREVPFYVAGMGLYAESKKAVQKLLERELEPWETIAVGALSGGLAAVVTTPFDVMKTRMMTAPPGRPITISVVALSILQHEGPLGLFKGAVPRFFWIAPLGAMNFAGYELARKAMVKNEEAGEPVVQK; encoded by the exons ATGGTGGTGACAGGAAACGACCCGTTGGAGTcattttttaattcaattcagGTTTTTAAGAGTGCTTTTTTGCCTATTGAATCCAATTTTCGTAAGGTTGTGAATTGCTTTCATGGTGTTTCAGAAAAGGGAaatttgaataataataataatgtagaGCTAGTGGTAGCTCCGTTCAATGCAAAAAGAAAGAGTAGTGCGAGTGCCGATCAACATATGGTGGTTAAAGTAGATGAGAGGAAAAAAGGGAAAGTTCCCATGAAGATTTTTTTCGGGATTTTGACCGAAAAATGTGCCAATGGTGCGTGTTATAATGCTAGAGATGAGATTGAGAATATGAATGTTCATTTGTCAAAGAAAGGGGTGAAGCAGAGACATGGAAGTGATGATCGTGAGAAAGAAAACTGGAAATGCTTTCACATTGAGGTGGCATGGGCGTTTTTGATTAATGGATTTGTTCAGGGAATCCCAACCCCATTCAAGTCTGGGAAAACACGGACACAGAAGATGAGTAGCAGGGATAGTTTGGAAGTAAAACCTAGAGTTGCTAGTGAAATCAAGCAGCAGGAGTCAAAGGTTAAAGAAGGAAAAGACTTGTCATTTGACTATTTGATAGGGATagtgtttgatcagttgagtcATTTGCCGAAGTTCTATGGGGGTTTTCCAGAACATGAGTGTGTGAATGCTGATCACGAAGCTTCGATCCCTCCTATTAACCAATTTGACCACTTTAGGGCATTTACCTGTATTTTAGAAGGTAAAAGAGCAGATGTGAATGGATTTTTGGGAAACTTGAAGTTTGCACGAGTCGGAGGTGTGCCATCTGGTATTGTTGAAGTGCCTTCTGTAAAGGATATGGGGGATGATGGAGTTTGTAATAATGTTAATCAGGAAGATAATAATAATGGAGGTGCTTCACCATTGAAGGTGTCAACTGGGTTGCTAAGTATTCCACTATCCAATGTTGAGCGATTGAGAACGACTCTATCTACTGTCTCATTTACAGAATTAATTGAGCTTCTACCTCAGATAGGTAGGCCTTCAAAAGAAGACCACCCTGACAAAAAGAAACTTTTCTCAGTCCAGGATTTCTTCAGGTATACAGAAGCTGAAG gAAGAAGGTTTTTCCAGGAGTTGGATAGAGATGGAGATGGACAAGTTACAATGGAAGATCTTGAAGTAGCTATGAGAAAAAGAAAACTGCCCAAGAGATATGCTCACGATTTTATGTGCCGTGCTAGAAGTCAGTTGTTCTCGAAATCTTTTGGTTGGAAACAATTCTTATCCTTGATGGAACAGAAAGAACCAACAATACTTCGTGCTTACACCAGTCTCTGTTTGAGCAAGTCCGGGACTCTACAGAAAAGTGAAATCTTGGCATCACTGAAGAATGCAGGACTCCCAGcaaatgaagataatgctgtTGTCATGATGCGTTTCCTGAATGCCGATGCTGAGGAATCAATATCTTATGGGCATTTCAggaattttatgctattgctccCGTCAGACCGACTCCAAGAAGACCCACG AAGTATCTGGTTTGAAGCTGCGACGGTGGTGGCTGTTCCTCCACCAGTAGAATTACCTGCCGGAAGTGTTTTAAAATCAGCATTGGCTGGAGGGCTTTCCTCTGCATTGTCTACATCTTTCCTTTATCCAGTTGACACTGTTAAG ACACGGGTGCAAGCTTCAACCCTTAGCTTCCCAGAAGTTATATCAAAACTTCCTCAACTTGGAGTACGAGGATTTTATAGAGGGTCCATTCCAGCTATATTAGGTCAATTTTCAAG CCACGGTTTGCGAACAGGAATTTTCGAAGCAAGCAAGCTTGTTTTAATAAACGTTGCACCGACACTTCCAGAATTACAG GTTCAATCTATAGCATCATTCTGCAGCACAGTTTTGGGAACTGCAGTTCGGATACCTTGTGAGGTGTTGAAGCAAAGGCTGCAAGCTGGTCTATTTGAAAATGTAGGGGAAGCCATTGTCGGAACCTTGCAGCAAGATGGTCTCAAGGGTTTTTTCCGTGGTACTGGTGCAACACTCTTCCGCGAGGTTCCATTTTATGTTGCAGGCATGGGCCTCTATGCTGAGTCAAAAAAG GCTGTCCAGAAGCTTTTAGAACGAGAACTTGAGCCTTGGGAAACAATCGCAGTTGGAGCTTTATCCGGAGGGCTAGCTGCTGTTGTAACAACTCCATTCGATGTCATGAAGACGAGAATGATGACTGCTCCTCCAGGACGACCTATAACAATCTCAGTGGTAGCCCTCTCTATTTTACAACATGAAGGGCCCCTTGGACTATTCAAAGGAGCCGTGCCTCGATTCTTTTGGATTGCTCCGTTAGGTGCTATGAACTTTGCTGGTTACGAGCTCGCTAGAAAAGCAATGGTCAAAAACGAGGAAGCTGGCGAACCGGTTGTGCAGAAATAG
- the LOC140821032 gene encoding uncharacterized protein isoform X1, translating into MSLVNRFLFLNGIISHAAGAPPVTTLLEVHPGAYTTTRTHRNCSEILFWDRHLQRLTNSFKLLLKSNPKFLFGKPEKNEVLFMKLSNRAIPWDSKIQCLINNSMRKAMPFVLNERESREEIAITILVSGNSENLSCLEDGFEERSISDVLDVHVHVGTYFSPVFGVGVNGARLAVVGRGRDLGNAKYSEWVRLRKSLEKLRPPSVTELLLSNDGDHILEGCLTNFFVVCQKNKDDVFDNSERNCLPTSSFFEIQTAPLGDGVLPGVVRQVIIDICLKIGIPFRETAPSWSQREFWTEAFITNSLRLLQHVEAIQTPSTWKSVESKTWEEITWVEKKFEDVPGRITSIIQHTDASHLFLGDTGAETYFGTSWRRSISISFI; encoded by the exons ATGTCTCTTGTCAACAGGTTCCTGTTCCTAAACGGTATCATTTCACATGCAGCAGGCGCTCCTCCTGTGACAACCTTACTTGAAGTTCACCCAG GTGCATACACGACGACCCGGACtcacagaaattgttcagaaaTCTTATTTTGGGATAGACACTTGCAGAGACTAACAAATTCCTTCAAATTATTGCTAAAATCCAACCCAAAGTTTTTATTTGGAAAACCTGAAAAAAATGAAGTCTTGTTTATGAAATTATCGAATCGGGCAATACCATGGGACTCCAAGATTCAATGCTTGATTAACAATTCAATGAGAAAAGCCATGCCCTTCGTTTTGAACGAGAGGGAAAGTAGGGAGGAGATTGCAATCACTATACTTGTGAGTGGAAATTCAGAGAATTTGAGTTGTTTGGAGGATGGCTTTGAGGAGAGAAGTATTTCCGATGTTTTGGATGTGCATGTTCATGTTGGCACATATTTTTCACCGGTGTTTGGTGTTGGTGTGAATGGAGCACGCCTAGCAGTTGTTGGTCGGGGAAGGGATTTGGGAAATGCAAAATACTCGGAATGGGTCAG GTTGAGGAAATCTTTGGAGAAGCTGAGGCCACCTTCTGTTACTGAACTTTTATTGTCAAATGATGGAGATCATATTTTAGAAGGCTGTTTGACAAACTTTTTTGTTGTATGTCAGAAG AATAAAGACGACGTCTTTGATAATTCTGAGCGAAATTGCTTGCCAACATCCAGTTTTTTTGAAATCCAAACTGCTCCACTCGGTGATGGTGTGCTTCCTGGAGTCGTACGCCAAGTGATCATAGA CATATGCTTGAAAATTGGAATTCCTTTTCGAGAAACTGCGCCATCATGGTCACAACGTGAATTTTGGACTGAAGCATTCATTACAA ATAGCCTCAGACTTCTACAACATGTAGAAGCAATCCAAACTCCTAGTACGTGGAAGTCTGTAGAATCAAAAACTTGGGAGGAGATAACGTGGGTGGAAAAAAAATTTGAG GATGTTCCTGGAAGGATTACGTCAATCATCCAG CATACTGATGCTAGTCACTTGTTTTTGGGTGACACTGGAGCAGAGACATATTTTGGAACAAGCTGGCGTAGAAGCATTTCCATTAGTTTCATTTGA
- the LOC140821023 gene encoding ethylene-responsive transcription factor RAP2-7-like isoform X1, with product MLDLNVFAASVSADYSVSGDDFHRQKTAAGDGDSVTSTTTSTTNNTAADDREDSNSSSRRNGFLSTLNFSILNGNVVENGEDVDHNVFVDKHELQLFPGETESLASLSSPPASSRSKCWLNLSLPEVSVVEGAELGAYKAQVPVNRLQQPPVKKSRRGPRSRSSQYRGVTFYRRTGRWESHIWDCGKQVYLGGFDTAHVAARAYDRAAIKFRGVDADINFNIGDYEEDLKQMKNLTKEEFVHILRRQSAGFSRASSKYRTLHACGRWEARTDQFLGKKAYDNKAASKCNGSEAVINSEPSIYDREISMSSRDGGSGSSLDLNLGISLASISPKGHEITGNLQLRYASCEMPDGKIIKVENSSAVLHGLEMAAKYPHMLTGEFATRNKERGLVTNTEANPFPVFHNWPWKMQSHGVVNPVPLLTSAASSGFSSQGLQ from the exons ATGTTGGATCTGAATGTTTTTGCGGCGTCGGTCTCTGCGGATTACTCTGTGTCCGGGGATGATTTTCACCGCCAGAAGACTGCGGCCGGTGACGGGGATTCCGTGACTTCGACGACCACCTCCACGACTAATAATACGGCGGCGGATGATCGCGAGGATTCCAACAGCTCTAGTCGCCGGAATGGGTTCCTTTCCACGCTCAATTTCTCTATTCTCAACGGAAACGTTGTAGAAAACGGAGAAGACGTGGACCATAATGTCTTTGTTGATAAACACGAGTTGCAGCTTTTCCCAGGTGAGACGGAGTCGTTGGCTTCTCTGTCTTCTCCTCCGGCGTCTTCCAGGTCTAAGTGTTGGTTGAATTTATCGCTGCCGGAGGTTTCAGTCGTAGAAGGGGCGGAATTGGGAGCTTACAAGGCGCAGGTTCCGGTGAATCGTTTGCAGCAGCCACCGGTGAAGAAGAGTAGGCGTGGGCCACGCTCTCGTAGCTCCCAATATCGAGGGGTTACCTTCTATCGGAGGACTGGAAGATGGGAATCTCATATCTG GGATTGCGGCAAACAAGTCTATTTGG GTGGATTTGACACAGCTCATGTCGCAGCTAG AGCATACGATCGAGCGGCGATCAAGTTTCGTGGAGTTGATGCTGACATAAATTTCAATATCGGTGACTATGAAGAAGACTTGAAACAG ATGAAGAACTTGACCAAAGAAGAATTTGTTCATATTCTACGTCGGCAAAGTGCTGGATTCTCTCGAGCAAGCTCAAAGTACAGAACCCTACATGCATGCGGTCGGTGGGAAGCAAGAACGGATCAATTCCTAGGGAAAAA GGCTTATGATAATAAAGCAGCCAGCAAATGTAATGGGAGTGAAGCAGTCATCAACTCTGAGCCTAGCATATATGATAGAGAGATAAGTATGAGTTCCAGAGATGGAG GTAGTGGCAGCAGTCTTGATCTCAATCTTGGGATATCTTTAGCTTCAATTAGTCCAAAGGGTCACGAAATTACCGGAAATTTGCAGTTGCGATACGCATCTTGTGAAATGCCTGATGGGAAAATCATAAAG GTTGAGAACTCCTCAGCCGTTCTCCATGGGCTAGAAATGGCCGCCAAGTATCCTCACATGTTGACCGGCGAATTTGCAACAAGAAACAAG GAAAGAGGGTTAGTAACAAACACTGAAGCAAACCCTTTCCCTGTATTCCATAACTGGCCCTGGAAAATGCAAAGCCACGGTGTGGTCAATCCCGTCCCTCTTTTGACTTCCGCAGCATCATCAGGATTCTCTTCCCAAGGCCTCCAATAA
- the LOC140821032 gene encoding uncharacterized protein isoform X3 → MSLVNRFLFLNGIISHAAGAPPVTTLLEVHPGAYTTTRTHRNCSEILFWDRHLQRLTNSFKLLLKSNPKFLFGKPEKNEVLFMKLSNRAIPWDSKIQCLINNSMRKAMPFVLNERESREEIAITILVSGNSENLSCLEDGFEERSISDVLDVHVHVGTYFSPVFGVGVNGARLAVVGRGRDLGNAKYSEWVRLRKSLEKLRPPSVTELLLSNDGDHILEGCLTNFFVVCQKNKDDVFDNSERNCLPTSSFFEIQTAPLGDGVLPGVVRQVIIDICLKIGIPFRETAPSWSQREFWTEAFITNSLRLLQHVEAIQTPSTWKSVESKTWEEITWVEKKFEDVPGRITSIIQRHILEQAGVEAFPLVSFEDG, encoded by the exons ATGTCTCTTGTCAACAGGTTCCTGTTCCTAAACGGTATCATTTCACATGCAGCAGGCGCTCCTCCTGTGACAACCTTACTTGAAGTTCACCCAG GTGCATACACGACGACCCGGACtcacagaaattgttcagaaaTCTTATTTTGGGATAGACACTTGCAGAGACTAACAAATTCCTTCAAATTATTGCTAAAATCCAACCCAAAGTTTTTATTTGGAAAACCTGAAAAAAATGAAGTCTTGTTTATGAAATTATCGAATCGGGCAATACCATGGGACTCCAAGATTCAATGCTTGATTAACAATTCAATGAGAAAAGCCATGCCCTTCGTTTTGAACGAGAGGGAAAGTAGGGAGGAGATTGCAATCACTATACTTGTGAGTGGAAATTCAGAGAATTTGAGTTGTTTGGAGGATGGCTTTGAGGAGAGAAGTATTTCCGATGTTTTGGATGTGCATGTTCATGTTGGCACATATTTTTCACCGGTGTTTGGTGTTGGTGTGAATGGAGCACGCCTAGCAGTTGTTGGTCGGGGAAGGGATTTGGGAAATGCAAAATACTCGGAATGGGTCAG GTTGAGGAAATCTTTGGAGAAGCTGAGGCCACCTTCTGTTACTGAACTTTTATTGTCAAATGATGGAGATCATATTTTAGAAGGCTGTTTGACAAACTTTTTTGTTGTATGTCAGAAG AATAAAGACGACGTCTTTGATAATTCTGAGCGAAATTGCTTGCCAACATCCAGTTTTTTTGAAATCCAAACTGCTCCACTCGGTGATGGTGTGCTTCCTGGAGTCGTACGCCAAGTGATCATAGA CATATGCTTGAAAATTGGAATTCCTTTTCGAGAAACTGCGCCATCATGGTCACAACGTGAATTTTGGACTGAAGCATTCATTACAA ATAGCCTCAGACTTCTACAACATGTAGAAGCAATCCAAACTCCTAGTACGTGGAAGTCTGTAGAATCAAAAACTTGGGAGGAGATAACGTGGGTGGAAAAAAAATTTGAG GATGTTCCTGGAAGGATTACGTCAATCATCCAG AGACATATTTTGGAACAAGCTGGCGTAGAAGCATTTCCATTAGTTTCATTTGAGGATGGATAG
- the LOC140821032 gene encoding uncharacterized protein isoform X4 produces the protein MSLVNRFLFLNGIISHAAGAPPVTTLLEVHPGAYTTTRTHRNCSEILFWDRHLQRLTNSFKLLLKSNPKFLFGKPEKNEVLFMKLSNRAIPWDSKIQCLINNSMRKAMPFVLNERESREEIAITILVSGNSENLSCLEDGFEERSISDVLDVHVHVGTYFSPVFGVGVNGARLAVVGRGRDLGNAKYSEWVRLRKSLEKLRPPSVTELLLSNDGDHILEGCLTNFFVVCQKNKDDVFDNSERNCLPTSSFFEIQTAPLGDGVLPGVVRQVIIDICLKIGIPFRETAPSWSQREFWTEAFITNSLRLLQHVEAIQTPSTWKSVESKTWEEITWVEKKFEDVPGRITSIIQDQVPSSLVCLHLHLHSHCS, from the exons ATGTCTCTTGTCAACAGGTTCCTGTTCCTAAACGGTATCATTTCACATGCAGCAGGCGCTCCTCCTGTGACAACCTTACTTGAAGTTCACCCAG GTGCATACACGACGACCCGGACtcacagaaattgttcagaaaTCTTATTTTGGGATAGACACTTGCAGAGACTAACAAATTCCTTCAAATTATTGCTAAAATCCAACCCAAAGTTTTTATTTGGAAAACCTGAAAAAAATGAAGTCTTGTTTATGAAATTATCGAATCGGGCAATACCATGGGACTCCAAGATTCAATGCTTGATTAACAATTCAATGAGAAAAGCCATGCCCTTCGTTTTGAACGAGAGGGAAAGTAGGGAGGAGATTGCAATCACTATACTTGTGAGTGGAAATTCAGAGAATTTGAGTTGTTTGGAGGATGGCTTTGAGGAGAGAAGTATTTCCGATGTTTTGGATGTGCATGTTCATGTTGGCACATATTTTTCACCGGTGTTTGGTGTTGGTGTGAATGGAGCACGCCTAGCAGTTGTTGGTCGGGGAAGGGATTTGGGAAATGCAAAATACTCGGAATGGGTCAG GTTGAGGAAATCTTTGGAGAAGCTGAGGCCACCTTCTGTTACTGAACTTTTATTGTCAAATGATGGAGATCATATTTTAGAAGGCTGTTTGACAAACTTTTTTGTTGTATGTCAGAAG AATAAAGACGACGTCTTTGATAATTCTGAGCGAAATTGCTTGCCAACATCCAGTTTTTTTGAAATCCAAACTGCTCCACTCGGTGATGGTGTGCTTCCTGGAGTCGTACGCCAAGTGATCATAGA CATATGCTTGAAAATTGGAATTCCTTTTCGAGAAACTGCGCCATCATGGTCACAACGTGAATTTTGGACTGAAGCATTCATTACAA ATAGCCTCAGACTTCTACAACATGTAGAAGCAATCCAAACTCCTAGTACGTGGAAGTCTGTAGAATCAAAAACTTGGGAGGAGATAACGTGGGTGGAAAAAAAATTTGAG GATGTTCCTGGAAGGATTACGTCAATCATCCAG GATCAAGTTCCGAGCAGCTTAGTTTGTTTACATCTCCACTTGCATAGTCACTGTAGTTAG
- the LOC140821023 gene encoding ethylene-responsive transcription factor RAP2-7-like isoform X2 gives MLDLNVFAASVSADYSVSGDDFHRQKTAAGDGDSVTSTTTSTTNNTAADDREDSNSSSRRNGFLSTLNFSILNGNVVENGEDVDHNVFVDKHELQLFPGETESLASLSSPPASSRSKCWLNLSLPEVSVVEGAELGAYKAQVPVNRLQQPPVKKSRRGPRSRSSQYRGVTFYRRTGRWESHIWDCGKQVYLGGFDTAHVAARAYDRAAIKFRGVDADINFNIGDYEEDLKQMKNLTKEEFVHILRRQSAGFSRASSKYRTLHACGRWEARTDQFLGKKAYDNKAASKCNGSEAVINSEPSIYDREISMSSRDGGGSGSSLDLNLGISLASISPKGHEITGNLQLRYASCEMPDGKIIKVENSSAVLHGLEMAAKYPHMLTGEFATRNKRVSNKH, from the exons ATGTTGGATCTGAATGTTTTTGCGGCGTCGGTCTCTGCGGATTACTCTGTGTCCGGGGATGATTTTCACCGCCAGAAGACTGCGGCCGGTGACGGGGATTCCGTGACTTCGACGACCACCTCCACGACTAATAATACGGCGGCGGATGATCGCGAGGATTCCAACAGCTCTAGTCGCCGGAATGGGTTCCTTTCCACGCTCAATTTCTCTATTCTCAACGGAAACGTTGTAGAAAACGGAGAAGACGTGGACCATAATGTCTTTGTTGATAAACACGAGTTGCAGCTTTTCCCAGGTGAGACGGAGTCGTTGGCTTCTCTGTCTTCTCCTCCGGCGTCTTCCAGGTCTAAGTGTTGGTTGAATTTATCGCTGCCGGAGGTTTCAGTCGTAGAAGGGGCGGAATTGGGAGCTTACAAGGCGCAGGTTCCGGTGAATCGTTTGCAGCAGCCACCGGTGAAGAAGAGTAGGCGTGGGCCACGCTCTCGTAGCTCCCAATATCGAGGGGTTACCTTCTATCGGAGGACTGGAAGATGGGAATCTCATATCTG GGATTGCGGCAAACAAGTCTATTTGG GTGGATTTGACACAGCTCATGTCGCAGCTAG AGCATACGATCGAGCGGCGATCAAGTTTCGTGGAGTTGATGCTGACATAAATTTCAATATCGGTGACTATGAAGAAGACTTGAAACAG ATGAAGAACTTGACCAAAGAAGAATTTGTTCATATTCTACGTCGGCAAAGTGCTGGATTCTCTCGAGCAAGCTCAAAGTACAGAACCCTACATGCATGCGGTCGGTGGGAAGCAAGAACGGATCAATTCCTAGGGAAAAA GGCTTATGATAATAAAGCAGCCAGCAAATGTAATGGGAGTGAAGCAGTCATCAACTCTGAGCCTAGCATATATGATAGAGAGATAAGTATGAGTTCCAGAGATGGAGG AGGTAGTGGCAGCAGTCTTGATCTCAATCTTGGGATATCTTTAGCTTCAATTAGTCCAAAGGGTCACGAAATTACCGGAAATTTGCAGTTGCGATACGCATCTTGTGAAATGCCTGATGGGAAAATCATAAAG GTTGAGAACTCCTCAGCCGTTCTCCATGGGCTAGAAATGGCCGCCAAGTATCCTCACATGTTGACCGGCGAATTTGCAACAAGAAACAAG AGGGTTAGTAACAAACACTGA
- the LOC140821032 gene encoding uncharacterized protein isoform X2, whose translation MSLVNRFLFLNGIISHAAGAPPVTTLLEVHPGAYTTTRTHRNCSEILFWDRHLQRLTNSFKLLLKSNPKFLFGKPEKNEVLFMKLSNRAIPWDSKIQCLINNSMRKAMPFVLNERESREEIAITILVSGNSENLSCLEDGFEERSISDVLDVHVHVGTYFSPVFGVGVNGARLAVVGRGRDLGNAKYSEWVRLRKSLEKLRPPSVTELLLSNDGDHILEGCLTNFFVVCQKNKDDVFDNSERNCLPTSSFFEIQTAPLGDGVLPGVVRQVIIDICLKIGIPFRETAPSWSQREFWTEAFITNSLRLLQHVEAIQTPSTWKSVESKTWEEITWVEKKFEVRDRSVVGPIIFWGVRLAKLGLFEKLHIKFLFFLT comes from the exons ATGTCTCTTGTCAACAGGTTCCTGTTCCTAAACGGTATCATTTCACATGCAGCAGGCGCTCCTCCTGTGACAACCTTACTTGAAGTTCACCCAG GTGCATACACGACGACCCGGACtcacagaaattgttcagaaaTCTTATTTTGGGATAGACACTTGCAGAGACTAACAAATTCCTTCAAATTATTGCTAAAATCCAACCCAAAGTTTTTATTTGGAAAACCTGAAAAAAATGAAGTCTTGTTTATGAAATTATCGAATCGGGCAATACCATGGGACTCCAAGATTCAATGCTTGATTAACAATTCAATGAGAAAAGCCATGCCCTTCGTTTTGAACGAGAGGGAAAGTAGGGAGGAGATTGCAATCACTATACTTGTGAGTGGAAATTCAGAGAATTTGAGTTGTTTGGAGGATGGCTTTGAGGAGAGAAGTATTTCCGATGTTTTGGATGTGCATGTTCATGTTGGCACATATTTTTCACCGGTGTTTGGTGTTGGTGTGAATGGAGCACGCCTAGCAGTTGTTGGTCGGGGAAGGGATTTGGGAAATGCAAAATACTCGGAATGGGTCAG GTTGAGGAAATCTTTGGAGAAGCTGAGGCCACCTTCTGTTACTGAACTTTTATTGTCAAATGATGGAGATCATATTTTAGAAGGCTGTTTGACAAACTTTTTTGTTGTATGTCAGAAG AATAAAGACGACGTCTTTGATAATTCTGAGCGAAATTGCTTGCCAACATCCAGTTTTTTTGAAATCCAAACTGCTCCACTCGGTGATGGTGTGCTTCCTGGAGTCGTACGCCAAGTGATCATAGA CATATGCTTGAAAATTGGAATTCCTTTTCGAGAAACTGCGCCATCATGGTCACAACGTGAATTTTGGACTGAAGCATTCATTACAA ATAGCCTCAGACTTCTACAACATGTAGAAGCAATCCAAACTCCTAGTACGTGGAAGTCTGTAGAATCAAAAACTTGGGAGGAGATAACGTGGGTGGAAAAAAAATTTGAGGTGCGTGATCGATCAGTGGTGGGCCCAATAATTTTTTGGGGGGTGAGGTTGGCAAAACTTGGATTATTTGAAAAATTGcacattaaatttttattttttcttactTGA